AAATTCTGTTTTTCTCTTAAAAGGCGGCAAGAGAACCCAAACACAAAAGGACTTTGCCCAAAGAAGAAAATTGActcatttttaaatttcataaccTTTTGAAGCCTAATCAAACTCTATTAATTAGTGCTTTATAGTTGACAGCATTCATTTTTCAAGAAAAACCCGTTTTAGATAGAATCATGTGTTTAGGCTGAATTTGCAACTAAGCTTATGGCTAGATTTGAGcatatattatatcatttatgCGTGACTCTCCCTTTAGTCATGAATCATAATGTGGAATCACAAACATCTTTGCTGGGGCTCTACCCTACATTTTAAACTTGAAACCGATCATTAAAGTTTTACCGAATGATATTCTAATAACAACGGCTAAGGTTAAGTCCAAACGAAGAAAAGAGTTTAAACAATCAAATAACAATGTCAATTAAAAGTTCTTTATCTGCAAACCCACTTTTCTTTCCATttacatttttcattttgatcaaaattttcttttgggtatcaaaactcgaaaaaaaaaaggaattacaTATGAAATACTTCTCTACAAGAAAAAGCTGAGAATGCACTCTCTattgaaaagacaaattaaaaggggtcttgaaaagtcaaaaaaatgggaggtgcaagtggcaccgaaagaaaaaaatggtaggcaagttgtttaaagttgaatgggataattgcaattttggtccctaattttttaggccatttgcaagttagtccctaaacctcaactataaataggcctaaccatttctcatttacaccatcccaaccaatctttctctcttagttttctctcttctcccatttgagaattcttaaggaattctatttgtttgtaatattttggagatagtaaagttatcatctggtgttagtgcccgaggacgtaggtataatttactgaacctcgttaaaactcttatgttccttttgtcctatttttctttcaatatttgagggtataatagtagtatttaattgtgctattaaattacgttagaaggaatattctgattaaggaaagacttggtatttaagagatccttgtgatccacctctcttccttgggaattgaactttgtgtgattttttagtacaataatttacacgcttccgaccctattgaaataataagtggtatcagagccgaaggttaatcgtagtatgctctgtgattgcagtttaaactgatcttccacatcagaaaagatttcattaggtatattgaaagattatggagaaaacggtcggtgtaggagcttcaacatcgtccatgtggacaagaccgacaattgcaaatgcaagattggccgtggagatctttaatggcacgggccattttggtatgtggcaaagtgaggttctagatgcccttttttcagcagggtctagacattgccattgatgaagagaaaccagatgatgtacaggagaaagattggaaggcgatcaatcggttggcatgtggcacaattcgatcatgcctttatcgagagcagaggtatgctttttcaaaggagacttctgcaaataagttgtgggtggcacttgaagaaatttttttgaaaaaaaacagtcaaaataagctccacttgaagaaaagactgtttcgcttcacatacgtcccaagtaccacaatgaatgatcacatcaccaaatttaatcagttagtcactgatttgctgaatatggatgagacattcaaagatgaagatttggctttgatgctgttggggtcacttcctgaggagtttgagttcctagaaactactctacttcatggcaggagtgatatatctctgagcgaagcctgtgcggccttatacagttatgaacagagaaagaaggacaaacagaaaaactcaatcagagatacagaagctttagtagtccgaggtcgttcatacactcggaagaaaactcaaaaggggagatcaaagtcaaagtccagactcgggaaagatgaatgtgctttttgtcatgagaaaggccactggaagaaaaattgtccaaagctgaagaataagggaaaatctgctgtagatgcttgtgttgctaagcatgatactagtgactctgaactatcactggttgcatcatcgtcgtcgttccattcagatgaatggatattggattcgggttgtacctatcatatgtcccctaaccgggagtggttctctgatttagtagaactaaatggaggagttgtttacatgggcaatgacaatgcctgtaaaactgttgggataggttcaatccaattaaagaatcaagatggatcaaccagagttctgactgatgttcgatacgtgcccagtttgaagaaaaatctcatctcattgggagccttggaatccaatggttcagttgttactatgagagatgggattttgaaagtgacatctggcgcacttgtgatattgaagggcatcaggaaaaataacttgtattactaccaaggtagtacagttattggagcagtcgctacagcttccggtaacaaagaattggactcaatgcagttgtggcatatgaagttgggacatgccagcgaaaaatccttgcaaattctggcaaagcaaggattgttgaaaggtgcaaaggcttacaaattaaaattttgcgagcattgtgttctgtgAAAGCAAAAGAGGGTGAAATTCGGTACtactatccataatacaaaaggtattttggaatatgttcactcagatgtgtgggggccttccaagacaccttcattgggaggaaaacactactttgttacttttgttgatgacttttccagaagagtttgggtgtataccatgagaactaaggatgaagtgcttagagtttttcttaaatggaaaactatgatcgaaaaccagactggcaagaaaatcaagcggcttaggacggacaatggaggggaatataaaagtgatccgttcttcgatgtgtgccaagagtatggtattgttcgacacttcacagttagggatacaccacagcagaatggattggcagagcgtatgaatcgaacattgctggagaaagttcgatgtatgttgtccaatgctgggttgggcaagcaattttgggctgaggctgtgacatacgctggccatcttgttaatcgtttgccatcatctgcattacaaagaaaaactcctatggaggtatggtttagaaaaccggctacagattatgattccttacatgtgtttggatccactgcatattaccatgtgaaggagtcaaagttagatccgagggtaaagaaagctctctttatgagAATCACTTcgggagtgaagggatttcgtctttggtgcttaagcacaaagaaaatgatctgtagcagagatgttacctttgatgaatctgccacattgaaaaaggtagcagataaagatattcagacgaacaatactccacagcaggtggagtgtactccaaaacaggtggagtttgagcagatggggatttgcccagttaataagtctaattctccagccacaatggaggaattagaggttgaagaggttctgacccaagaaccactaagtacaccagaaccagttgcagttgcaaggccacggagagaaattcgtaaacctgctcgatttactgatatggtggcctacgcccttcccgttgttgatgatattcctatcacttatcaagaagcaatgcaaagcttagaaagtgataaatggaaaagcgccatggatgaagaaatgcagtctctcctgaagaacaatacttgggaattggcgcaattaccgaaaggtaaaagggcaatcggatgcaagtgggtattcgcaaagaaagatgaatctcctagcaagaaggatattcgctacaaggcaagattggtagctaaaggctacgctcagaaggagggaattgactacaatgatgtattttcccctgttgtgaagcattcctccattagaattttgttggccttggtagcacagttgaatttggaactagctcaacttgatgttaagacggctttcttgcatggtgagttagaataggagatctatatgactcagcccgaaggatacacagatgctggtggtagaaattgggtttgtaagctgaacaaatcgctatatggattgaagcaatccctgaggcagtggtacaagcgatttgatagctttatgagaaggcagaagtacacaaaaagcaaatatgacaattgtgtatatttgcagaagctgcatgacggatctttcatttatctactcttgtatgttgatgatatgttaatcgcttcgaagagccaaaatgagatagataagctgaaggctcagttgaatcaagagttcgagatgaaagatctaggtgaggccaagaagattctcgacatggagataagtagagatagaccgagaggcaagctctgtttaaatcagaagcaatatctgaaaaaggtattacaatgttttggtgtaaatgaaaacacaaaacatgtaagtaccccacttgcttctcatttgaaacttagtgctcaattatctccgaagactgaagatgaaagagaatatatggcgaaagtcccatatgctaatgcagttgggagtttgatgtatgcgatggtgtgtacgaggcctgacatttcacaagctgttggagttgtgagcaggtatatgcatgatcctggaaaaggacattggcaagctgtgaaatggattctacggtatcttcgaaaaaccgtagatgttggtttaatttttgaacaggatgaagcacttggtcagtttgtagttggatatgttgattccgactttgctggtgatttagataaacgtcgttcaactacggggtatctgtttactcttgcgaaagccccagtgagttggaagtctaccttacagtctacagtagctgtgtctactacagaggcagaatatatggcagttacagaagttgttaaggaggctatttggcttaatggattgttgaaagacttaggagttgttcaaagtcacataagtttatattgtgacagtcagagcgctattcatttagcgaaaaatcaagtctatcattcaagaaccaagcatatcgacgtaagatatcactttgtgcgggaagtctttgaaaaaggaaaaattctacttcagaagattccgacagcagataatcccgcagatatgatgaccaatgtggtaacaacaatcaagtttaatcattgtttgaacttgattaacatcctgagaatttgagcacctttaggtgtatggcgctcgagagcgcatttggaggcactacaaagatagctttatcgaatttggggagttgaaggaagtatgtgaagatgtgattatcctaatcaaatcttcaaggtggaaattgttgaaaagacaaattaaaaggggtgttgaaaagtcaaaaaaatgggaggtgcaagtggcaccgaaagaaaaaaatggtaggcaagttgtttaaagttgaatgagataattgcaattttggtccctaattttttaggccatttgcaagttagtccctgaacctcaactataaataggcctaaccatttctcatttacaccatcccaaccaatctttctctcttagttttctctcttctcccatttgagaattcttaaggaattctatttgtttgtaatattttggagatagtaaagttatcatctggtgttagtgcctgaggacgtaggtataatttaccgaacctcgttaaaactcttatgttctttttgtcctatttttctttcaatatttgagggtataatagtagtatttaattgtgctattaaattacgttagaaggaatattctgactaaggaaagacttggtatttaagagatccttgtgatccacctctcttccctgggaattgaactttgtgtgattttttagtacaataatttacacgcttccgaccctattggaacaacagtcTCTTCCAGTGAAACAAGAACTTCATTTAGCTTTCCAGACTATAAACAAGTATCGCTGCTTCTAATTCTAAACACATTTACAAAATCCCTTGAGATCATTCATTGCTTCGTCAAAAAATTCAGGAATGATCATCAAACCCCACATCCACTTGTAAGCCTAttccttcttcttcatcttccagTTCATGAACCAAGAAATGCTATCCATCCTAAAAATCATCACTCTCAACCCTTTAAAATTGTCGGGGTCAAAGGattaagatttaaggtttagggtttgtttcacaaTTACATCCTTAACTTCACTATTGGAAGGTAATATTTTggactgggtgtcaaattatgtAGCTTTGTGGCCAGGAATTACCAACAGTTCCTCAGCTTGGACCTTTGCCCCACAAGCTGAGGACAAGGCAGATTTGGATGAAAACCTTGGCGGGCATGATATAGCAGTGGGTATTAACTTGTTGACTAAATTGATATGGACTGAAAAGAGGGAATAAACTGGTCTATGATCCGAGAATCTACACTCTCCCCTTGAGTACCATACTTGCTTAAGTCCTTCACCTTTCCATAGGATCCTATCGCACCTGCaatcaatatttaaatattaaatatgatctTCACTTGGCCATCTACAAGGAAACATTAATAATGATTAAACTATGATAAGGTTTCACCACTCACGTCTTAGCAACAAGATTTAATTAAACACGGTCGGTTATATAAGGTTTTACTAAGGAAGAAGACAAATCTCACTAGTCACTTGCCGACCACTTTATAATTAATCTCCTTGGTAATCTTTAGCAAATTATAATATCATCATATGAACTTTTTGCCTTTATATAATGGAgcaaacaaaacagaaaaaaaattaatagctaACAATGAGAACCGCCAGAACTGTAGCAATCAATCCGATGCAAAAACATATTCTAATTATTAAAAaacaacattatttttttaaaccaGGATGCTTCTAATAAGCAACCTTAATTAATGCTCAACTTGGGATTAATTTAATCCTGCTTGATGTATTTAATTCCAATGTATTAAGAAAAATGAAGGTTGAAAGGAACATAAATTTGGAATCTTACCAGGCGGGGATTCGTCGTTTTTCTTTCGAGTTAGATGTTTGGACAACATAATCATCTGAGTCGGCGAGATATTTGTAAGTTGGAGCAAAGTATATCCTGCCTTCTTCCCATCCAGAAAACACCCGCCCCGCCCTTTGTTCGATCCTTAGCTGCCAAGCACTCAGGGAAACGTCACATGTTAGATCTTGAAATAAACAATAAAGAACTTCAAGGTCaaccatccattttctttgtttcacaCGAAAAAGATGCCAAAGTGAAGAGATAAACAAACCAGCATCTTATCTGAAATAGAAAAAATGTAAAGTGAATTAGCCTCTCACCTGATCCTTCTCTAGAAGCACCTGCCAGTTGTTCTTCTTCAGTAATTCATGCGTATCGACACAACCCGGAGCAAGCCGGTAGTTCAAATCCCCTAACCAAATAACCTTACTgaacaaataaagaaaaggaaaatacaTTAGAGATCAAACAAACTAGTGTGGGAAGTTACATGATAATTTTAGTGGAGTAAGGGGCATACTCATGGTCTAAAATGTTCTCTGGATGAAATGGCTGCCTGAAATCTCTAAATGAACGAGAAAACTTTGTCCTCTTTAATATTTCTGCTACATCGGAATTTCTTCGGATCTCATCCCCTTCTTTCTCCCCGGACGTCAAGTGCGTACAAACAAAGCAGAACGTTTTTTGGTGCAATGTCATGCTAATGGATACTGAACCCTGTTaccaaataattaaaagaagctaaatttaatacaattacaGTTCAACTGCAATAAATGATGGATAGTTTTGTTTCCGGAACCGACATGTAAACAACAGTGTATAGAATAAGCGCAACTGCTGACCTTGTTTCCAAGATACCCCATGATACCACAGCCAACACATGAGACTTTCAGATTGCTAATATGCTTGTAAAGATCGGTTCGAACCCACACACACAAGAAAAGCCCAACCATTTGCTTGCTAGCAGCTAAGCAGAAGCGTTGCCGGGCTGGACTGCCGGACATGTAGGTGGGACTAGGAGAGCCTTCCTCGCTCGAATTTGTATTTAAGTTTAGCAATCTTTCGAAATCCTCTTCGCCAAGTTCATCTTCCATTGAGAGTAAATCAGTAAAGCTGGTCCTAGGCTTCAGGCTTGCTTGCTGCTCAAGCTGCAGTGAGGACGGACTGCTTTCTTCAGTGGCACCGCTATAACATCGAGCAAGTTCTTTGTCACTTTGGTCGGAATTCAAAGCTTCACGAATAAGGGAAAGCCATTTGGCAGCTGGTCCGTTGTCCTCAGCTCCAAGCACATTGCCAGCATTTAGAGGAACAATTTCCTGGAACCTAACAGGTCAAAAATCAATCTGGTTAGGCAAATCATTCCAAAATACCACAATACCCTTCACATTTCCAATCAAACTTAATTTATTCCTTTATTGCTTTATTGCTTTCTTCTGGGCCAAGTGAACAATAGATTGAAGTTAAAGGGGCAAAAAGATAAATTATAAGAAGAAAATGCGTGCCGGACCACAGATTCCCATTCAACAAAGTTGAAGTTGGTTATGAGCTGTGGAGCATTTTAAGATGGAGTCAACAAGAAAGGAGGATCGTTTTCCTCATTTTTTCTTAAAGGAAGTTTTCAACCATAGATATTAGATATGTTAAGGAAGGTGTTAAAAAGCAACTTAGAAGTGGGATAGGTACAAAGGAAAGAAACAGCAAGAAATTACCCAAGAACGTAAATATCAGCAGGGGCAGGCGAGCTTAACCAATCTCTTATGTTCAAACCCTCGTGGGGCGACTTTCCTCCTACATTCCATGTCCCTACGAACATCCTGAAAATCCCCCAAAATTATTACTGCATAATTAACATTGAAACTTCCAAAGCAAACCCCAAAAGTTAAAGACCAAATATGGATGCATCTTCAACTCTACTTTTCTCATGTGAACCCGCGTAATTCGAGGACCCAATACACCAAAAATTCTCAACTGCGACATTAAGTTTTTATAAACTCACCTGGGGTTGAGTGAATCGGTGACAGGTGGTGGCTCCGGCATACTTTTCGACGGTTTAATCCCTCCGGCAGTTTCCGTCAGCCAGCCTTCTATAAAAAAGTCCAAAAAAAAAGTACATCTAAGTACCAGTACGTGCTACAGCCAAAGTCAAATCTTGCCAGTCTACGTGGCAAAGAATTAAAGCACTGGatcatcaaaaaaatcaactgATCAAACCGGGACCCGGCCGAAATCACTGCCAGTGCTTTCTTTTAACGTCCAATCCAATCAATAGGATAAAGAGCCGTCAGTTAGCTCTGGGAAATACGATAATCCCTTTTCCAGTTCTCATCTTTTCACGTAGATTGACGGACGGGATTTAAAAATCAGTACGATTTATAATAGTGCCCAGCTTTAGCAGAGTTAACAACAATATTATCATTACCTGAGAAATTTCCCGGTACGATCGAGTGATAATCCTGGTCGCAGCAACTCTTTCTTCTGTCACCAGTTTCGCCTGTTAAAGAAAAACATGAATTTGCCGTTCTTTGAATCTATAAACTAAAtctatgaataaaattttaaatgaaacacGACATATTCGAGATGGGATTTTACCGTTTACGGCGTAATCGGACTGAAACTCCTCAGCTCCACTCGGTATATTCAGCCATTTTCGAGCGATTACTTTAGGCCACGAAGACTAACAGCCAAGAAACAAACAAAACAGAGTTTAAGATTTTCACTTACCCATTAATCAAAATCCGGCGAAGGATAAATAGGGCAAGAAGAAAAGGCGCATACCTTGGAGTTTTTTCTCATATCTGTTCTCATGGTTGATTGAGCGCCTGAGCAGGCAAAATTTAAAATGGAGATCAGAAACAAGTTGGCGGATTTTCAAATCCAATTGTGGATTAATCAGTTTATTAAATGTGGAGATTTTCCAGGGAAAATTTTATAGTATTGTGAATTAAATAGAGAAAGcgtttaatatttatatatataaaatagtcgGCTAACCCGGTATATAAGAATTGGAAGCAAAAAGGCTTTGGGTATTAATTTATCTATATTTTGAGTGAAAATGGTTAGGAAGGCTCAACTAAATAGAGAAATTCAACGCAATATGAAAGAACTAGTTGCAGGGGAAATGGAGACAGCTTCCAACGAAGAAACGTAGACGGAAAAAGAAtagtttaaaaagaaagaaaaagtagtATCAATATAATATAA
This window of the Gossypium hirsutum isolate 1008001.06 chromosome A09, Gossypium_hirsutum_v2.1, whole genome shotgun sequence genome carries:
- the LOC107889716 gene encoding type I inositol polyphosphate 5-phosphatase 8 isoform X2, which translates into the protein MRTDMRKNSKSSWPKVIARKWLNIPSGAEEFQSDYAVNGETGDRRKSCCDQDYHSIVPGNFSGWLTETAGGIKPSKSMPEPPPVTDSLNPRMFVGTWNVGGKSPHEGLNIRDWLSSPAPADIYVLGFQEIVPLNAGNVLGAEDNGPAAKWLSLIREALNSDQSDKELARCYSGATEESSPSSLQLEQQASLKPRTSFTDLLSMEDELGEEDFERLLNLNTNSSEEGSPSPTYMSGSPARQRFCLAASKQMVGLFLCVWVRTDLYKHISNLKVSCVGCGIMGYLGNKGSVSISMTLHQKTFCFVCTHLTSGEKEGDEIRRNSDVAEILKRTKFSRSFRDFRQPFHPENILDHDKVIWLGDLNYRLAPGCVDTHELLKKNNWQVLLEKDQLRIEQRAGRVFSGWEEGRIYFAPTYKYLADSDDYVVQTSNSKEKRRIPAWCDRILWKGEGLKQVWYSRGECRFSDHRPVYSLFSVHINLVNKLIPTAISCPPRFSSKSALSSACGAKVQAEELLVIPGHKAT
- the LOC107889716 gene encoding type I inositol polyphosphate 5-phosphatase 8 isoform X1; protein product: MRTDMRKNSKSSWPKVIARKWLNIPSGAEEFQSDYAVNGETGDRRKSCCDQDYHSIVPGNFSEGWLTETAGGIKPSKSMPEPPPVTDSLNPRMFVGTWNVGGKSPHEGLNIRDWLSSPAPADIYVLGFQEIVPLNAGNVLGAEDNGPAAKWLSLIREALNSDQSDKELARCYSGATEESSPSSLQLEQQASLKPRTSFTDLLSMEDELGEEDFERLLNLNTNSSEEGSPSPTYMSGSPARQRFCLAASKQMVGLFLCVWVRTDLYKHISNLKVSCVGCGIMGYLGNKGSVSISMTLHQKTFCFVCTHLTSGEKEGDEIRRNSDVAEILKRTKFSRSFRDFRQPFHPENILDHDKVIWLGDLNYRLAPGCVDTHELLKKNNWQVLLEKDQLRIEQRAGRVFSGWEEGRIYFAPTYKYLADSDDYVVQTSNSKEKRRIPAWCDRILWKGEGLKQVWYSRGECRFSDHRPVYSLFSVHINLVNKLIPTAISCPPRFSSKSALSSACGAKVQAEELLVIPGHKAT